The genomic interval TGTTCTGTCCGTATGGTCCAGGAGCGGCAGATTTCGGAGACGGGTGAGCACGCGCCCACCCACAACAACATCAACCATCGTAACCTCCAAGTCGCCGCCTTGTTTAAGGGACGGTCGGGGATCACGCGTTACGTCGTTGCATAACCACATCTCGGAGACGCCGAGGGGCGGGCCAGCGGCACGTGCGCTTGCGAGTTCGCGTTACATAGATCCAACGCGATCGAATGCAAAGTGAAAAATGCGGTCCGACCCAAAAAAGTGGCAGACCGTTTGGGAGGCTGAAAAACCGGAGCAATTTCATGGGCTTGACTAATGTTCTGACTGCGGAGGAGATCGGGTTGCGGTTGCTGGCGGCCGCCTTTTGCGGTGCCTTGCTGGGACTCGACCGCGAGATGCGCGGCAAGGCGGCAGGGTTGCGCACGCATACGCTGATATCCATCAGTTGCGCGCTGACCACGCTGGTGGCGCTGGAACTGTTCGCCGGCTTGCAGGCGACGGGGGACGACCGGCCGAGCGATCCGGTGCGCGTCATCCAGGGCGTGGCCCAGGCGGTCGGCTTCATCAGCGCCGGGGTGATGTTCCGCTCCGGCGACAGCGTGCGCGGAGCGACCACCGCGGCGGTGATCTGGGTGGCTGGGGCGCTGGGGATCGCCTGCGGCGCCGGATACTACCTGCTGGCGGGGATGACGCTGGGCCTGTGCCTGATCGTGACGATCCTGTTCACCATCCTGCTGGACCGCTTTCCGCAGTTGGGAAAGGAAGATGGCGATGACGACGGCAAGACGCGGGAGCGCCGACGCGCAGCCCGCCATTCCTCACATCAGGGCCATTCCCAACAGGGCCGGATCAGGCGGATCGCCCGCCCGTCGCCGCGGGGATGACCAGC from Azospirillum sp. TSH100 carries:
- a CDS encoding MgtC/SapB family protein, whose amino-acid sequence is MGLTNVLTAEEIGLRLLAAAFCGALLGLDREMRGKAAGLRTHTLISISCALTTLVALELFAGLQATGDDRPSDPVRVIQGVAQAVGFISAGVMFRSGDSVRGATTAAVIWVAGALGIACGAGYYLLAGMTLGLCLIVTILFTILLDRFPQLGKEDGDDDGKTRERRRAARHSSHQGHSQQGRIRRIARPSPRG